One stretch of Sander lucioperca isolate FBNREF2018 chromosome 13, SLUC_FBN_1.2, whole genome shotgun sequence DNA includes these proteins:
- the LOC118496563 gene encoding uncharacterized protein LOC118496563, translating to MLNLSPSKVDTELTAAAVSRAPAVSPPTAHRTEPTATVSRPPEPDHSSGIVASLKARLKAPLPAPSPSSAQMICGLQHVEPGCRHVVLNCDKHRVQPKIPAAVAMETEDHCPAAVVATEFQETSDDPVGAVLILSFSSFPVPAVPAVPAHSCYQRQSLMDTGGVPEPGYGGADWVRHPGKTTTTTSAAAAAAEAAEKDDQELFGLQSAEVVDEGRGEGEEEVSSAASNRSPVQVLSSTPKAGP from the exons ATGCTGAATCTCTCTCCATCTAAAGTTGACACTGAACTAA cagcagcagcagtctccAGAGCCCCGGCTGTGTCTCCACCAACAG CACACAGGACGGAGCCAACAGCTACAGTTTCCAGACCTCCCGAGCCTGATCACTCCTCTGGGATTGTTGCTTCTTTGAAAG CCAGGCTGAAGGCCCCGCTGCCAGCCCCTTCTCCCTCCTCAGCTCAGATGATATGTGGACTTCAGCATGTGGAGCCAGGCTGTCGTCATGTTGTGTTAAATTGTGACAAGCACAGGGTACAGCCCAAAATCCCAGCTGCTGTAGCTATGGAGACGGAGGATCACTGCCCTGCTGCTGTGGTGGCCACAGAATTTCAG GAGACCAGTGACGATCCAGTTGGAGCGGTGCTGATCCTGTCTTTCAGCAGTTTCCCGGTCCCAGCCGTCCCAGCCGTCCCAGCACACAGCTGCTACCAAAGGCAGTCTTTGATGGATACAG GAGGAGTCCCTGAGCCGGGCTACGGTGGAGCGGATTGGGTCAGACATCCTGGcaaaaccacaacaacaacatcagcagcagcagcagcagccgaaGCAGCAGAAAAAGATGATCAGGAACTGTTTGGCCTACAGTCAGCTGAAGTCGTAGATGAAGGCAGAGGAGAGGGCGAAGAGGAAGTCAGCAGTGCAGCTTCCAACAGGTCGCCTGTGCAGGTTCTGTCATCAACCCCTAAAGCAGGGCCCTGA